From Paraburkholderia sabiae, a single genomic window includes:
- a CDS encoding peptidylprolyl isomerase, with protein MTAIVRIDDEVVDVGEFIRLLKLTGQFESLIEQMVRDKLAVHAAKKHGVSVSADEIQERADQFRRVRGLHRAADMNQYLDTLKISLDDFEAFITDGLFQEKMLDKVGSDGEIEEYFSMNSPKFDALEVSHILLDDEGKAKEMISYLHDDPDAFAEMAREHSIADTKDSGGVIGKVLRGSLKPDIEAKIFNASVGDLLGPFASPDRSCFEIFAVTAKYPAQLDADVASEIKRLLREQWLMTRAQEHIIEAL; from the coding sequence ATGACCGCGATCGTACGAATCGATGATGAAGTCGTGGATGTCGGCGAATTCATACGTCTGTTGAAACTCACGGGCCAGTTCGAAAGCCTGATCGAGCAGATGGTACGCGACAAGCTGGCCGTGCACGCCGCGAAGAAGCACGGCGTGAGCGTGAGCGCCGACGAAATCCAGGAGCGCGCCGATCAGTTCCGGCGCGTGCGTGGGCTGCATCGCGCCGCCGATATGAACCAGTATCTGGACACGCTGAAGATCAGTCTCGACGACTTCGAGGCGTTCATCACGGACGGCCTGTTTCAGGAAAAGATGCTCGACAAGGTCGGCAGCGACGGCGAAATCGAAGAGTACTTTTCGATGAATTCGCCGAAGTTCGATGCGCTCGAAGTGAGCCACATCCTGCTCGACGACGAAGGCAAGGCGAAGGAAATGATCTCGTATCTGCACGACGATCCCGATGCATTCGCCGAGATGGCGCGCGAGCATTCCATTGCCGATACGAAGGATTCGGGCGGCGTGATCGGCAAGGTGCTGCGCGGTTCGCTGAAGCCCGATATCGAGGCGAAGATCTTCAACGCGTCAGTCGGCGATCTGCTGGGGCCGTTCGCTTCGCCCGATAGATCGTGCTTCGAGATTTTCGCGGTGACGGCGAAGTATCCCGCACAACTCGACGCGGATGTCGCGTCGGAAATCAAACGGCTGTTGCGCGAACAGTGGCTGATGACGCGCGCGCAGGAACACATCATCGAAGCGCTCTGA
- a CDS encoding efflux transporter outer membrane subunit yields MRTFSAAAACAALLAGCVDVHMADYKRPDTPTKAAWSDKTGSLVSPADTIVPDWWKGFQDPYLNTLIDKAIAGNFDIKVLAARIDVAGAQIGEAKAGALPTADLGAGANFQKVTGQPLSRQYNVAAQVNWDIDIWGKVEKGVQAQKAEFHASEADWRAGYLELVSNVATTYFQILQFDDQIVAQQKMVDENRTILSIFDGMSRNGLIPKTQVMRQQAEVNRLTKDLLDLRRSRSLANNALCTLIGVPAGEFTVPVGHLQQRVQLPPVPGGLPSQLLSRRPDIVASELRVLEAYDLVGEAKLAQLPTISLTGHGGTASFALSDLLKSFTFGLMPSINIPLLDPGVRAHVKTTQAQSTVAEQQYRQTVIGAFEEVENALVNLDSHRQQRVELQQEVERLSVVNEQMQSQLREGVVSQLDVFETERTLLQAQLDLLTNHQQILSDTVLLYKALGGGWPAVDVQTQVKQ; encoded by the coding sequence GTGCGCACATTCAGTGCGGCTGCCGCCTGTGCGGCATTGCTGGCAGGCTGCGTCGACGTTCATATGGCCGATTACAAGCGGCCCGACACGCCCACCAAGGCAGCGTGGTCCGACAAGACGGGCTCCCTCGTCTCGCCCGCCGACACGATCGTGCCCGACTGGTGGAAAGGCTTCCAGGATCCGTATCTGAATACGCTGATCGATAAGGCAATCGCGGGCAATTTCGACATCAAGGTACTGGCCGCGCGCATCGACGTAGCCGGTGCGCAAATCGGCGAAGCGAAAGCAGGCGCGCTGCCTACGGCCGATCTCGGCGCAGGCGCCAATTTCCAGAAAGTGACGGGACAACCGCTCTCGCGTCAATACAACGTGGCGGCCCAGGTGAACTGGGACATCGACATCTGGGGCAAGGTAGAAAAGGGCGTGCAGGCGCAAAAGGCCGAGTTTCACGCGTCCGAAGCCGACTGGCGCGCGGGCTATCTGGAACTCGTGTCGAATGTGGCGACCACGTACTTCCAGATTCTCCAGTTCGACGACCAGATCGTCGCGCAACAGAAAATGGTCGACGAGAATCGCACGATTCTCTCGATCTTCGACGGCATGAGCCGCAACGGCCTGATTCCGAAGACGCAGGTGATGCGTCAACAGGCCGAGGTGAATCGTCTAACCAAGGACCTGCTCGATCTGCGCCGTTCGCGCAGTCTTGCGAATAACGCGCTGTGCACGCTGATCGGCGTGCCGGCGGGCGAATTCACCGTGCCTGTCGGACATTTGCAGCAGCGTGTGCAATTGCCGCCCGTGCCGGGCGGACTGCCTTCGCAATTGCTGTCGCGGCGGCCCGACATCGTCGCCTCCGAACTGCGCGTGCTCGAAGCGTACGACCTCGTCGGCGAAGCCAAGCTCGCGCAACTGCCGACCATCAGCCTGACGGGACATGGCGGCACCGCGAGTTTCGCGCTGTCCGATCTTCTGAAGTCGTTCACATTTGGCTTGATGCCGAGCATCAACATTCCGCTGCTCGATCCCGGTGTGCGGGCTCACGTGAAAACCACGCAAGCGCAATCCACAGTCGCCGAGCAGCAATACCGGCAAACCGTGATAGGTGCATTCGAAGAAGTCGAAAACGCGCTCGTCAATCTGGATTCGCACAGGCAGCAGCGTGTCGAATTGCAACAGGAAGTGGAACGTCTGAGCGTCGTCAACGAGCAGATGCAGTCGCAATTGCGTGAAGGCGTGGTGTCGCAACTGGACGTGTTCGAAACGGAGCGCACGCTGCTTCAGGCACAACTCGATCTGCTGACGAATCACCAGCAAATACTGTCCGACACGGTACTGCTTTACAAGGCGCTCGGCGGTGGCTGGCCCGCTGTCGATGTGCAGACGCAAGTGAAGCAATGA
- a CDS encoding DUF4399 domain-containing protein — protein MQTRIRLAAIGALFLASAQVFAGPTPSPPGAEVYIIWPADGTVITGGKLWVRMGLRNMGVCPKGVNVPNTGHHHLLIDTDLPPMDQEIPSDRNHLHFGAGETDARIELPPGKHTLQLLLGDFNHVPHNPPVYSKKITIIVK, from the coding sequence ATGCAAACAAGAATAAGGCTCGCGGCTATCGGCGCGCTCTTTCTCGCTTCGGCGCAGGTGTTTGCAGGCCCGACGCCGTCGCCGCCGGGCGCCGAGGTCTACATCATCTGGCCGGCAGACGGCACCGTGATTACGGGCGGCAAGCTCTGGGTGCGAATGGGCTTGCGCAACATGGGCGTGTGTCCTAAAGGCGTCAATGTGCCGAACACGGGGCATCACCATCTGCTGATCGATACGGACCTGCCGCCGATGGATCAGGAAATTCCCTCTGACCGGAATCACCTGCATTTTGGCGCAGGCGAAACGGATGCGCGCATCGAACTGCCGCCCGGCAAGCACACGCTGCAATTGCTGCTCGGCGACTTCAATCACGTGCCGCATAACCCGCCCGTCTATTCGAAGAAGATCACCATCATCGTGAAGTGA
- a CDS encoding DUF4399 domain-containing protein — protein MIRIVVAAAALAALASMNVAFAGPTPAPKDAYAYIGYPNDGQVVPANKPFRVWFGLRYMGVAPKGVKYPNTGHHHLLIDTDLPPMDQEIPSDRQHLHFGAGETETTITLPPGKHTIQLLMGDENHIPHNPPVYSKKITVIAK, from the coding sequence ATGATCAGGATCGTTGTCGCCGCTGCGGCGCTTGCCGCTCTCGCTTCGATGAATGTGGCATTCGCCGGGCCGACGCCCGCGCCCAAGGATGCCTACGCCTATATCGGCTATCCGAACGACGGACAGGTCGTGCCCGCCAACAAGCCGTTTCGCGTGTGGTTCGGCTTGCGTTACATGGGCGTTGCGCCGAAGGGCGTCAAGTATCCGAACACGGGCCACCACCATCTGTTGATCGATACGGACTTGCCTCCGATGGATCAGGAGATTCCGTCGGATCGCCAGCATCTGCATTTCGGCGCGGGCGAAACGGAAACGACGATCACCTTGCCGCCCGGCAAGCACACCATCCAGTTGCTGATGGGCGACGAAAATCACATTCCGCACAACCCGCCTGTCTATTCGAAGAAGATCACAGTGATCGCGAAGTGA
- a CDS encoding peptidase domain-containing ABC transporter — translation MDAPQTTPTTADFLSTVEILSPFTREELERIAEHVQSRFYSFGETVCNVGDAADGLYVIKTGSVRIFTEEHGKEISMGVRKTSEVFADIAMLRPYVHESSVRSSGKTELLFIPRAAIEPIIAGNQAALAFVASYVAINSAGGFVAQLFDLRGKLNKQELEEYVRSVGVKRVAAGKEILKQDARDDRRLYVVRQGEVRIVRQEDGNDYTLATLREGEIFGEKACLMRQEQAASAIATTDTRLLVIPERTVHFILERNPKLREVLDERIKYADRELDRQKRIEQRRKLPLRLDLHTKPELGERVIRRFGLVEQAEEMDCGAACLAMICKHYGIPMTLGKLRELANVTTQGATLDSLARAGESLGFSARGVQCTFDSLRGFDLPFIVHWEGYHYIIVYGVSKDHVWLADPALGFRKLSLEDFERGWSGTCLLFAPGPNLVQLSASRSPWLRFIGYLTPYKKILLHLFLATFVIQVLGVIPPLIIQNILDGVIVHQNISLLHLLILGLIISNVFSQLMSMIRAYLSNFMVRNMDFAMMSQFFRHTMSLPFSFFAKRKTGDIFARFQENQTIRAFLTESTVTTALNLLMVFIYFAIMFFYNAKMTFVLIAFVIPIMALTLVATPKIKNYARETFAAATDSKSFLMEALSGVETVKGMGIERPVRLRWEKKYAKALEVQYRAHAFNIFIGFISQLLNAATTIAILWVGANLVLAREMTIGQLIAFNAFMGSVLSPLMGLVGLWSMLNDAGVAMERLGDVLDIEPEQKPEDLPSRVMLPDLQGEISLNGVYFRYGDNDSAYVLENISFEIKPGELIAIVGRSGSGKTTLAKLLVGFYAPSDGKMTVDGYDMNVIDKAFYRAQIGYVMQTNLLFSGTIAENIASGDDTPDRRRIEEVAKMADAHAFIAKLPLGYEQIVGERGIGLSGGQIQRLCIARALYHDPRLLVFDEATSALDTQSESNILSNMHDILKGRTAVIIAHRLSTIMRADKILVLYEGAIVEQGRHEELVNRKGMYYQLVQKQLSA, via the coding sequence ATGGATGCACCGCAAACCACGCCTACCACTGCCGACTTCCTGTCGACGGTCGAGATTCTTTCGCCGTTCACGCGCGAAGAACTCGAACGCATCGCGGAGCATGTGCAATCGCGTTTCTATTCGTTCGGCGAGACGGTGTGCAACGTCGGCGACGCGGCAGACGGTCTCTATGTGATCAAGACCGGCTCCGTGCGCATTTTCACCGAGGAGCACGGCAAAGAGATCAGCATGGGCGTGCGCAAGACAAGCGAAGTCTTCGCCGACATCGCGATGCTGCGTCCGTATGTGCATGAGTCGTCGGTGCGTTCTTCGGGCAAGACTGAGTTGCTGTTCATTCCGCGCGCGGCCATCGAGCCGATTATCGCGGGCAATCAGGCGGCGCTCGCGTTCGTCGCGAGCTATGTCGCGATCAACTCGGCAGGCGGATTCGTTGCGCAGCTATTCGATTTGCGCGGCAAACTCAACAAGCAGGAACTGGAAGAGTATGTGCGCAGCGTCGGCGTCAAGCGCGTCGCGGCAGGCAAGGAGATACTCAAGCAGGATGCGCGCGACGACCGGCGGCTTTACGTCGTGCGGCAAGGCGAAGTGCGTATCGTGCGTCAGGAGGACGGCAACGACTACACGCTCGCGACGCTGCGCGAAGGCGAGATATTCGGCGAGAAAGCGTGTCTGATGCGGCAGGAGCAGGCGGCATCCGCCATCGCCACGACGGATACGCGGCTGCTCGTGATTCCCGAGCGCACGGTGCATTTCATTCTCGAGCGCAATCCGAAACTGCGCGAAGTACTCGACGAACGCATCAAGTACGCGGACCGCGAACTGGACCGGCAAAAACGCATCGAGCAAAGACGCAAGCTGCCGCTGCGGCTCGACCTGCACACGAAGCCTGAGCTTGGCGAACGGGTCATCCGCCGCTTCGGCCTCGTCGAGCAGGCCGAAGAAATGGATTGCGGTGCCGCGTGTCTCGCGATGATCTGCAAGCACTACGGCATTCCGATGACGCTCGGCAAGCTGCGTGAACTCGCGAACGTGACGACGCAGGGTGCGACGCTCGACAGTCTCGCGCGTGCGGGCGAATCGCTCGGTTTCTCGGCGCGCGGTGTGCAATGCACGTTCGATTCGTTGCGCGGCTTCGACCTGCCGTTCATCGTGCACTGGGAAGGCTATCACTACATCATCGTGTACGGCGTGTCGAAAGATCACGTGTGGCTCGCCGATCCCGCGCTGGGTTTCCGCAAGCTGAGCCTCGAAGATTTCGAGCGCGGCTGGAGCGGCACGTGTCTGCTTTTCGCGCCGGGGCCGAACCTCGTGCAGCTATCCGCGTCGCGTTCACCGTGGCTGCGCTTTATCGGCTATCTGACGCCGTACAAAAAGATCCTGCTGCATCTGTTCCTCGCGACCTTCGTGATTCAGGTGCTGGGTGTGATTCCGCCATTGATCATCCAGAACATTCTCGACGGCGTGATCGTGCATCAGAACATCAGCCTGCTGCATCTGCTGATACTGGGCTTGATCATTTCGAATGTGTTTTCGCAGTTGATGTCGATGATCCGCGCGTACCTGTCGAATTTCATGGTGCGCAACATGGACTTCGCGATGATGTCGCAGTTCTTCAGGCACACCATGTCGCTGCCGTTCTCGTTCTTTGCAAAGCGCAAGACGGGCGACATTTTTGCGCGCTTCCAGGAGAACCAGACGATACGCGCGTTTCTCACCGAGTCGACGGTGACGACGGCGCTCAATCTGCTGATGGTGTTCATCTACTTTGCGATCATGTTCTTCTACAACGCGAAAATGACTTTCGTGCTGATCGCTTTCGTCATTCCGATCATGGCGCTGACGTTGGTCGCGACGCCGAAGATCAAGAACTATGCGCGCGAAACGTTCGCGGCGGCAACGGATTCGAAGTCGTTTCTGATGGAGGCGCTTTCGGGTGTCGAGACGGTGAAGGGCATGGGCATCGAGCGGCCCGTGCGCTTGCGCTGGGAAAAGAAGTACGCGAAAGCGCTGGAAGTGCAGTACCGCGCGCATGCATTCAACATTTTCATCGGCTTTATCAGCCAGCTGCTGAACGCGGCGACGACGATCGCGATTCTCTGGGTCGGCGCGAATCTCGTGCTGGCGCGCGAGATGACGATTGGTCAACTCATCGCGTTCAATGCATTCATGGGCAGTGTGCTGTCGCCGTTGATGGGACTCGTCGGCTTGTGGAGCATGCTCAACGATGCAGGCGTCGCGATGGAACGGCTCGGCGACGTGCTGGATATCGAGCCTGAGCAAAAGCCCGAAGATCTGCCGTCGCGCGTGATGCTGCCGGATCTGCAAGGCGAAATCAGCCTGAACGGCGTGTACTTCCGCTACGGCGACAACGACAGCGCCTATGTGCTGGAGAACATCAGCTTCGAGATCAAGCCGGGCGAGCTGATCGCAATTGTCGGCCGCAGCGGTTCGGGCAAGACCACGCTCGCGAAGCTACTGGTCGGTTTTTATGCGCCGAGCGACGGCAAGATGACCGTCGACGGCTACGACATGAACGTGATCGACAAGGCGTTCTATCGCGCGCAGATCGGCTATGTGATGCAAACCAACCTGCTGTTCTCCGGCACGATTGCCGAGAACATCGCGAGCGGTGACGACACGCCCGATCGCCGGCGCATCGAGGAAGTCGCGAAGATGGCCGACGCGCATGCGTTCATCGCGAAGCTGCCGCTCGGTTATGAACAGATCGTGGGTGAGCGGGGCATCGGTTTGTCGGGCGGCCAGATACAGCGTCTGTGCATTGCGCGCGCGCTGTATCACGATCCACGTCTGCTCGTATTCGACGAAGCGACGTCGGCGCTCGATACGCAATCGGAAAGCAACATCCTCAGCAATATGCACGACATCCTCAAGGGACGCACGGCCGTGATCATCGCGCATCGACTCAGCACGATCATGCGCGCCGACAAGATTCTGGTGCTCTACGAAGGGGCGATTGTCGAGCAGGGGCGTCATGAGGAACTGGTCAACCGGAAGGGCATGTACTACCAGCTCGTCCAGAAACAGCTGAGCGCATGA
- a CDS encoding FHA domain-containing protein: MNPGEAPIAEMRAALDKEFDVLLLPVSNASLGPIRIVDDLFAIGRSEAPFADYPRDLITKLSRRHARIFSEHGAVYVADLDSKNGTTVNGIAVRQTPSRVRAGDELCFGGDLTYRVAIEPRPFSSASARAVQHLTVTLEPERMDLGLEPIDLSAFPFLVSKTDEIFARYKERFPHQVNYISRRHAHIFLKSGEPWIEDLGSTNGTFVNHKRLGESAVALQNGDVIGFGGDHFVYRVALAKSFEIEPTLTQMTPSAAAAPVAPVMAMPAEDPDKTTFVGAAHSFLDIFCVDRALQREDEVNESAPPLTPEESTETQTRRPRRHWQLVSREVMRTFAGGDRTTMRRIGWGALVVLIVVAGLAVTLYMRNATEREVKNLLAAGDFEEAADTATSSLRRHPASDAIRALASEALMKARVPGWLAALQAKQFDRAAALIDGMHASSGNNPDALALIDQLKWVGDLESFVVGRGGPDAPIRIYSDEGRIGDLLKRWNDDAKGHQRILDRIASYVPEFTEPYALAMSHLRKLQSDDSVYLAAIDRLNSTIATELASDKPDALPAVLDDYAQRYPRLAGLDAIRADLRRYTDIFNEMTARHLMPLLPLMKQANFRTPPFQAQYKQLGASRLPSADVIARHDAASAAWQSGDSQQALAALQAMPAGPWSDVMSEELAHKKALLDQFADVQKSRGSSDRDDKLLSFYASLDPVEDVYYVRAVQGDVNALRDKALARAQDLINRAQTLWRQYRANGSIGGTQRLESGISDGFRNQARLLAGANTSAQQGMRVYTQLKAPHPDGSDKLLEDIDAETQLQRRSLQELRMVLEPGLLKSKLALIGGSDESEARQSP; encoded by the coding sequence ATGAATCCCGGCGAAGCTCCGATTGCTGAGATGCGGGCGGCTCTGGACAAGGAGTTCGATGTCCTGCTGCTGCCCGTTTCGAACGCGTCGCTCGGCCCTATCCGTATCGTCGACGACCTGTTCGCGATCGGCCGCAGCGAGGCGCCGTTCGCCGACTATCCGCGCGATCTGATCACGAAACTTTCGCGGCGTCACGCGCGCATCTTTAGCGAGCATGGCGCGGTGTATGTGGCGGATCTCGACAGCAAGAACGGCACGACTGTGAATGGCATCGCCGTGCGGCAGACACCGTCGCGCGTGCGCGCCGGCGACGAATTGTGCTTTGGCGGCGATCTCACGTATCGCGTCGCCATCGAACCGCGCCCGTTCAGCTCCGCTTCTGCGCGCGCCGTGCAGCATCTGACCGTCACGCTCGAGCCGGAGCGCATGGATCTGGGGCTGGAGCCAATCGATCTCAGCGCGTTCCCGTTCCTCGTCAGCAAGACGGACGAGATCTTCGCGCGCTATAAAGAGCGCTTTCCGCATCAGGTCAATTACATTTCGCGGCGTCACGCGCATATCTTTCTGAAGAGCGGCGAGCCGTGGATCGAAGATCTCGGCAGCACAAACGGCACGTTCGTCAATCACAAACGTCTCGGCGAATCGGCGGTCGCGCTGCAAAACGGCGACGTGATCGGTTTCGGCGGCGATCATTTCGTCTATCGCGTTGCGCTGGCGAAGTCGTTCGAAATCGAGCCTACGCTGACGCAGATGACGCCGTCTGCCGCAGCCGCGCCTGTTGCACCCGTCATGGCGATGCCGGCGGAAGATCCCGACAAGACGACCTTTGTCGGCGCGGCGCACTCGTTTCTCGACATCTTCTGCGTCGATCGCGCGTTGCAGCGCGAGGACGAAGTCAACGAAAGCGCGCCGCCTTTGACGCCGGAAGAATCGACGGAAACGCAGACGCGCCGTCCGCGCCGCCACTGGCAACTGGTGTCGCGCGAAGTGATGCGTACGTTCGCGGGCGGCGACCGCACGACGATGCGCCGCATCGGCTGGGGCGCGCTCGTCGTTCTGATCGTTGTTGCGGGCCTGGCGGTGACGCTGTACATGCGCAACGCGACCGAACGCGAAGTGAAGAACCTGCTCGCGGCAGGCGACTTCGAAGAGGCCGCGGACACGGCCACGTCGTCGCTACGGCGTCATCCCGCCAGCGACGCCATCCGTGCGCTCGCCAGCGAAGCGTTGATGAAAGCGCGCGTGCCCGGCTGGCTGGCGGCATTGCAGGCGAAGCAGTTCGATCGCGCGGCGGCGTTGATCGACGGCATGCACGCATCGAGCGGGAACAATCCCGATGCGCTCGCGCTGATCGATCAGCTGAAGTGGGTAGGCGATCTGGAGAGTTTTGTCGTCGGCCGCGGCGGTCCCGATGCGCCGATTCGCATCTATAGCGACGAAGGCCGGATCGGCGATCTGCTCAAGCGCTGGAACGACGACGCTAAAGGACATCAACGGATTCTGGATCGCATTGCGTCGTATGTGCCTGAATTTACCGAACCGTATGCGCTCGCGATGAGCCATCTGCGCAAACTGCAGAGCGACGATTCAGTGTACCTGGCTGCAATCGATCGGCTCAATTCGACCATCGCGACGGAACTCGCAAGCGATAAACCCGATGCGCTGCCCGCCGTGCTCGACGACTACGCGCAACGCTATCCGCGTCTTGCGGGCCTCGATGCGATACGAGCGGACCTGCGGCGGTACACGGACATCTTCAACGAAATGACGGCACGTCATCTCATGCCGTTGCTGCCGCTGATGAAGCAGGCGAACTTCAGGACGCCGCCGTTCCAGGCTCAGTACAAGCAGTTGGGCGCGAGCCGTCTGCCGTCCGCGGATGTGATCGCGCGACACGATGCGGCGAGTGCCGCCTGGCAAAGCGGCGACAGCCAGCAGGCGCTGGCCGCATTGCAGGCGATGCCGGCCGGTCCGTGGTCCGACGTGATGTCCGAAGAACTCGCGCACAAGAAGGCGCTGCTCGATCAGTTCGCGGATGTGCAAAAGAGCCGTGGTTCGAGCGATCGCGACGACAAGCTGCTGTCCTTTTACGCCAGCCTCGACCCCGTCGAAGACGTGTACTACGTGCGCGCCGTGCAGGGCGACGTCAACGCGCTGCGCGACAAGGCGCTCGCGCGCGCACAAGATCTGATCAATCGCGCGCAGACATTGTGGCGGCAGTATCGCGCGAACGGTTCGATCGGCGGCACGCAGCGTCTGGAGTCGGGTATCTCCGACGGCTTCCGCAATCAGGCGCGTCTGTTGGCGGGCGCGAATACGTCGGCGCAACAGGGCATGCGCGTCTATACGCAACTGAAGGCGCCGCATCCGGATGGATCGGACAAGCTGCTCGAAGACATCGACGCGGAAACGCAATTGCAGCGTCGCTCGTTGCAGGAACTTCGCATGGTGCTCGAACCGGGCTTGCTCAAATCCAAGCTCGCGTTGATTGGAGGCAGTGACGAAAGTGAAGCGCGACAATCACCCTAA
- a CDS encoding HlyD family efflux transporter periplasmic adaptor subunit codes for MKRDNHPKPLYKALEDHSAEGVAILAAEPVRIAQALVLAMVGLVVAGLLWSFFGRADVIVTAQGTLAPESDVRRIYAPIDGELTDLYIAEGQPVSKGDVLARLNARGAIQAATDALQAQLKLEDAEREWKEFPQKKELMERKAAALKDQLEVEERLHENRISEGTTKLAEGQKAQLEEARSTLDNARRARDAARQEADKYSRLFAQPGGGGVAELQVDAKRNTYMEAENAYRVAQSRLAELDFKLSHEYAEANAQLETSGQQATTLQLQYDDLIRDITSTEEKLRLQLQTARLVADAAARIRFENIDKDNFLLILAPTSGVITDVTSTQTGDKIQANAPLGGIAPKDARPVLKIEIAERDRAFLHEGMTVKLKFNAFPYQRYGLINGTLAYISPATKPSAQDKQPVYEGRVQLDKNYYQVAENRYPLRYGMTASAEIVVRERRLIDLGLDPFRQLAG; via the coding sequence GTGAAGCGCGACAATCACCCTAAGCCGCTCTACAAAGCGCTCGAAGATCATAGCGCCGAAGGCGTGGCGATCCTCGCGGCGGAACCCGTGCGTATTGCGCAGGCGCTGGTGCTGGCGATGGTCGGTCTCGTCGTCGCGGGCCTGCTGTGGTCGTTCTTCGGTCGCGCGGACGTGATCGTCACGGCTCAAGGCACGCTTGCGCCGGAGTCGGACGTGCGCCGTATTTATGCACCGATCGACGGCGAACTCACGGACCTCTATATCGCCGAAGGGCAGCCTGTTTCGAAAGGCGATGTGCTTGCGCGCCTCAATGCGCGCGGCGCAATTCAGGCTGCGACGGATGCATTGCAGGCGCAGTTGAAACTCGAAGACGCCGAGCGCGAGTGGAAAGAATTTCCGCAAAAGAAAGAGCTGATGGAGCGCAAGGCGGCTGCACTCAAGGATCAGCTCGAAGTGGAAGAGCGTCTGCACGAGAACCGCATTTCCGAAGGCACGACGAAACTCGCCGAAGGCCAGAAAGCGCAACTGGAAGAAGCGCGCAGCACGCTCGACAATGCGCGCCGCGCACGCGATGCCGCACGCCAGGAAGCGGACAAGTACTCTCGTCTGTTCGCGCAGCCGGGCGGCGGCGGCGTCGCCGAATTGCAGGTGGATGCCAAGCGCAATACGTATATGGAAGCGGAAAATGCGTACCGTGTCGCGCAATCGCGGCTCGCCGAACTCGACTTCAAGCTGAGTCACGAATACGCGGAAGCGAATGCGCAACTCGAAACGAGCGGCCAGCAGGCGACGACGCTGCAACTGCAATACGACGACCTGATCCGCGACATCACCAGCACGGAAGAGAAGCTGCGGCTGCAATTGCAGACGGCGCGCCTCGTCGCCGATGCCGCCGCACGCATCCGTTTCGAGAACATCGACAAGGACAATTTTCTGTTGATCCTTGCACCGACCTCTGGCGTCATCACCGATGTCACGTCGACGCAAACGGGCGACAAGATTCAGGCGAACGCGCCGCTCGGCGGCATTGCACCGAAAGACGCGCGCCCCGTGCTGAAGATCGAGATTGCCGAGCGCGATCGCGCGTTCCTGCACGAAGGGATGACCGTGAAGCTGAAATTCAACGCGTTTCCGTATCAGCGCTATGGGCTGATCAACGGCACGCTCGCCTATATCTCGCCGGCGACGAAACCATCGGCACAGGACAAGCAGCCTGTCTACGAAGGCCGCGTGCAACTCGACAAGAATTACTACCAGGTCGCGGAAAACCGCTATCCGTTGCGCTACGGGATGACGGCGAGCGCCGAAATCGTCGTGCGCGAGCGGCGGCTGATCGATCTGGGGCTGGACCCGTTCAGGCAACTGGCCGGATAG